The following DNA comes from Acidobacteriota bacterium.
CGCAGGGCGGCCGAGAGGATGGCCCGGCAGCTCCGGAGGACCGTCCGGCCGCGAGAGAGCGGAGGATGGGCCGGAAGGACCGTAGTTCCCGCCCAGCGACCCGATGCGGCGCCTTCTCCGTGGACTCGATGAAGAGTCCGGGCCGAGAGCGTGCGGTCAGTCGGCGCGGGCCGTGACCGGGCGGGCCAGGGCCTCGAGGACGCGATCGGCGGCGCGGAGCCCGGCGGCGGCGGCTTTCCCGAAGGCGATGCCGTGGAGACCGTTGCCGGCGAGCGCCAGCGCCGGCCAGCGCGAAAGCCGCTCTTCGATGCGGCGCACGCGATCGAGGTGGCCGAGCTCGTACTGCGGGATCGCGCGCGGCCAGCGCGTGATCGACACGAACACCGGTGTGGCCGTGATGCCGGCCAGGCGGCGCAGGTCCTCTCGCACCGTCGCCACCAGCGCGGCGTCGTCGGCGCCGGCGATCTCGGGATCGACGGCGCCGCCGAGCATGGCCCGCAAGAGAAGGTGGCGCTCCGGGCTGCGGCCGGGGAAGAGGTACGTGTCGAACAGGCAACCGAGGATGCGCAGCCCCTCCCCTCGTGGGACGAGCACGCCGAATCCGCGCGGTATGCCGGGCGCCGCATCGCCGTGGTAGCCGAGGGCCACGACGAGGACCGGGGGGCAGGTGATCCCGTCGAGTTCGCGGGCCGCCTCGGGCGAGAGCGGCCGGAGCAACGGCGCGGCGGCCCACGGCTCGGTCGCGACGACCACCGCGTCGGCGTCGCAGGCGCCGTCGCGCTCGAACCGGACGCGGAAACGCCCGTCCGCTGTCGCTTCGATCGCCGCCGCCGCAGCGCCGCAGTGCACCTCGAATCGGCCGCGCCGCGCCAGCGCGCGCGGAAGCGTTTGCATCCCCTCGCGAAACGACCACAGCGGGGCGGAGCTGCCGGCGGGGCCTCCGCGCGGACGTGCCGATCGTGACCTCTTGAGGGCGATCATTCCGCGGACGAGCGATCCGTGCTCGCGCTCGAGGGCCGCGAGCCGCGGGAACGCGGCCGGCAGCGAGAGGCGCCGCGCGTCTCCGGCGAAGACACCGAGCACCATCGGCGCGATCAGGCGGTCGGCCGCCTGTCGGCCGATGCGGCGCGCGGCGAAGGACCAGACCGACTCATCCGCCCCGTCGCGTCGCGCAGGAAC
Coding sequences within:
- the hemG gene encoding protoporphyrinogen oxidase; translated protein: MNPAMKKLVVIGGGISGVAAAWRAAAQADRVPGGLEVHLFERDAAPGGKARTHRQDGWLVETGPTAFMGDEPAVDELVAAAGLESERIAADEAAAHRFVVRGGTMREVSANPIRFARSGILGPAGLLRIALEPLVPARRDGADESVWSFAARRIGRQAADRLIAPMVLGVFAGDARRLSLPAAFPRLAALEREHGSLVRGMIALKRSRSARPRGGPAGSSAPLWSFREGMQTLPRALARRGRFEVHCGAAAAAIEATADGRFRVRFERDGACDADAVVVATEPWAAAPLLRPLSPEAARELDGITCPPVLVVALGYHGDAAPGIPRGFGVLVPRGEGLRILGCLFDTYLFPGRSPERHLLLRAMLGGAVDPEIAGADDAALVATVREDLRRLAGITATPVFVSITRWPRAIPQYELGHLDRVRRIEERLSRWPALALAGNGLHGIAFGKAAAAGLRAADRVLEALARPVTARAD